Proteins found in one Labrenzia sp. VG12 genomic segment:
- a CDS encoding ABC transporter ATP-binding protein produces MTALTLTNVNKSFGAVHVLKDINLDVEDGEFVVFVGPSGCGKSTLLRVIAGLEDVSSGEVQIGGEVVNTTPPSKRGIAMVFQSYALYPHLNVRNNMTLALKQERQSKEIIEQRVAEATRMLNLEEYLDRYPSELSGGQRQRVAIGRAIVRHPKLFLFDEPLSNLDAALRMNTRLEIANLHQQLKTSMIYVTHDQSEAMTLADKIVVLRAGRIEQVGSPMELYNNPANKFVAGFLGSPAMNFLPAGLVSEGDDRTLGVRPEDLFLTDQGVLKASVQHVEQLGGDTNVIARVKDHQITARLFGQHAVEPGSELSFGISEGKSYYFDQDGARLSA; encoded by the coding sequence ATGACGGCGCTGACCCTGACCAATGTCAATAAGTCCTTTGGCGCTGTTCATGTTCTGAAGGACATAAATCTGGATGTCGAAGACGGCGAGTTTGTCGTGTTTGTCGGCCCGTCTGGCTGCGGCAAGTCCACTTTGCTGCGGGTGATTGCCGGCCTGGAGGATGTCTCCTCCGGCGAGGTGCAGATTGGCGGTGAAGTGGTCAACACCACGCCGCCGTCGAAACGTGGCATCGCCATGGTGTTCCAGAGCTACGCGCTTTATCCCCATCTCAACGTGCGCAACAACATGACGCTGGCCCTGAAACAGGAGCGCCAGAGCAAGGAAATCATCGAGCAGCGGGTTGCCGAAGCGACCCGCATGCTGAACCTGGAAGAGTATCTGGACCGTTATCCGTCCGAGCTCTCCGGCGGCCAGCGTCAGCGTGTCGCCATCGGCCGGGCCATCGTGCGGCACCCGAAACTGTTTCTGTTCGATGAACCACTTTCCAACCTCGACGCGGCGCTGCGCATGAACACGCGCCTGGAAATTGCCAACCTGCATCAGCAGCTGAAGACCTCGATGATCTATGTCACCCATGACCAGTCGGAAGCCATGACGCTGGCCGACAAGATCGTGGTCCTGCGGGCTGGGCGGATCGAGCAGGTCGGCAGCCCGATGGAGCTTTACAACAACCCGGCCAACAAGTTCGTCGCCGGTTTCCTCGGCTCCCCGGCCATGAATTTCCTGCCGGCAGGCCTGGTCAGTGAAGGCGACGATCGGACCCTTGGCGTGCGCCCCGAAGATCTTTTCCTGACCGATCAGGGCGTTCTCAAGGCCTCTGTCCAGCACGTGGAGCAACTGGGCGGCGACACCAATGTGATCGCCCGGGTCAAGGATCACCAGATCACCGCGCGCCTCTTCGGTCAGCATGCCGTTGAACCGGGCAGCGAACTGAGCTTCGGTATCTCGGAGGGCAAGTCCTACTATTTCGACCAGGACGGGGCGCGGCTGAGCGCTTGA